The Thermodesulfovibrionales bacterium genomic interval GCGCTGAGCGAGAAGCTCGAATCGATATTCAAGAGATTGAGAAGCAGAGGTATCCTCAAGGAAGAGGATATCGATGCAGCCATGAAGGAGGTGCGTCTCGCGCTCCTCGAGGCGGATGTCAATTTCAGGGTGGTAAAGGATTTTATTGAGAACGTGAAGACGAAGGCTGTGGGAAAGGAAGTCCTCGAGAGTCTTACCCCAGGTCAGCAGGTTGTCAAGATTGTCCATAGTGAACTCTGTGGGCTTTTGGGGGGGAGCGGCAGCAAGATACACCTCTCTCCCAATCCCCCTACCATTATCATGATGGTCGGTCTCCATGGTTCAGGAAAGACCACGACCTCTGCAAAACTGGCCAGACTCTTCAAGCGGGAGGGAAGGAGGCCGATGCTTGTAGCCGCTGACCTTCAGCGTCCTGCTGCGATTGACCAGCTCATAACCCTCGGCAGGCAGATCGATGTGCCGGTCTTTTCTTCGAAAGATACCAAGGACCCTGTGAAGCTCTCTGCCGAGGCTCTGAAGAAAGCCAGACTCGATGCTCATGACGTGATGATCCTCGATACGGCGGGCAGGCTCCATATCGATGAGAGCCTTATGAAGGAATTGGGTGAGATAAAGACCGAGGTTGTTCCGAAGGAGATACTCTTTGTGGCGGATGCCATGACCGGCCAGGATGCTGTGAATATCGCGAAGAACTTTAACGACCAGATCGGCATTGATGGAATCGTCCTCACGAAAATGGACGGAGATGCGCGAGGGGGCGCTGCGCTCTCGATCAGGTCGATCACCGGGAAGCCGATCAAGTTTGTCGGCGTGGGCGAGAAGATCGATATGCTTGAGCCCTTCCATCCTGACAGACTGGCTTCAAGGATCCTCGGGATGGGCGATGTCCTTACGCTCATCGAGCAGGCCCAGCAGGCATTTGACGTGAAGGAGGCCGAGAAACTTCAGGAGAAGATCCTCGGAGAATCCTTCACCTTTGAAGACCTGAGGGACCAATTGAAGAAGGTGCGGAGTATGGGACCCATAGAGAACATCCTGAACATGATCCCAGGGCTCGGGGGTAGGATGAAGAACGTCTCCGTTGATGAGAGAGAGTTTGTCAAGACAGAGGCGATCATTAATTCCATGACAAGGGAAGAAAGAAAGAACCATAACCTCATCAATGGGAACAGGAGGCGAAGGATAGCCTCCGGGAGCGGGACGACGGTCACCGACGTTAACCGAGTTATTAAACAATATGTCGAAATGAAGAAGATGCTGAAGATGTTTAAAGGCAAGAAGGGTCTCCGCGTGCCAAAGGGCTTTCCTTTTTAGCACCTTCACTCCTTGTTGCTGAAGGCAGAAGGTCTCGGGGTTTACTTTCATCGGGAAATATATTACAATTCAGATCACAGCATGAAGGAGGTGAATCGTTGGTCAAGATCAGATTAACAAGATTGGGAGCGCATAAGAAACCTTTTTACCGCGTCATTGTATCGGACTCCAGAGCGAGAAGAGACGGACCTTTTATAGAGATTCTCGGGACCTACGATCCCCAGAAGGGTGTATCGGAGACGAAGATCGACTTGGATAGGGCAAAGCACTGGTTAGACCGGGGAGCACAGCCTACTGACGTCGCGAAGAAGCTTTTGCAGAGGGCGGGTCTTTAGGAGGCTCACAACTCGTACGGAGGTGGACGGAGATGAAAGAATTAGTCGAAGCAATGGCTAAAGCTCTGGTTGACAGGCCTGAAGAGGTTGCCGTTAAGGAAGTGGACGGTGAAAAGACGACGGTCTTCGAACTCAGGGTGGCTCCGAGTGATCTCGGGAAAGTTATCGGCAAACAGGGTAAGACCGCACGATCCATGAGGACCATCCTCGGAGCAGCTGGCACGAAGATAGGGAAACGCTGTGTGCTCGAGATCCTCGAATAAGAACCATAAAGAAACGACGTTTGGAGTGCCAGGGCATATCTCCTGAACTCCAGACTATTTCTCTCTTCCTCAATCCACGACGTACGTCCGAGATGAGTCCTTCCTGTTCTTCGCAGAAACATCCTTGTCCGCCTTGACGGAACGGTGACAAGGCAATATACTCATGGAGCTATGGAATGGAAATGAAAGAGGCAGAGAAGCTCTTTCGGAAAGGGTTGGATGCTCTTGCTCAGGGCGACACCGTCTCGGCCCTTGCCGCCTTCGAGAAGACGACCAGGATTGACGACAATCCTGTCTATGCTTCCTATCTCGCCTTCTGTGTAGCGAAAGAGCGGGGACAGTTCCAGCTTGCTGTAACCATCTGTGAGAAATCGATAGCGCGGGAGCCCAAGAACGCCGTACACTATCTCAATCTCGGTAAGATCTATCTCCTTGGGAATAAAAAGGCTGACGCGATAAGGACATTCAGAGATGGCTTGCAGTATGGCGAGAACCAGGAGATCATTGATGAACTGGCAAGGCACGGGACACGAAAGCCTCCGGTCTTCCCTTTCCTGAGCAGGGGTAATTTCCTCAATAAATATACCGGTATTATTCTTAAAAAACTCGGCCTCCGATAGGAAGCTTCTCTCTAACGTTCTTTGGTTTTCTGGCAGCAGATTCGGCAGTAACCCTTTATCTCGAGGGTATGCTTAATCCCCCTGAACCCGGTTTCTCTGCAGAGCTCGTCCTGAAGAGCCTCGAGTTTTGGCGAAAAGACCTCAATGACCGCACCACACTGAACGCAGATAAGGTGGTCGTGATGTCCGTGACCGAAGGTGTGCTCATAGTGGGAATGCTTGTCATTCTTCTCGACCTGTTCAATGAGACCGCTCTCGAGGAGAAGCGGAAGGGTTCGGTAAATAGAGGCCCTTGATACGCTGACGGCCTTGTTCCTCATGCTTAGGAGGAGTTCTTCAGGATCGAAGTGGCCATGAAAGTCAAAGACCTCAACAAGGATCCTCTGTCTCTCCTTGGTAAATTTGAGGCCCTTCCTGGAGAGAAATGCTCTAAATATCTTATCCTCCATGCTCTATTCTAAATAATACGGGGTTATCTTTCAATGCGAAAGAGGGGCCGGAGGAGTGAAGAGGTTTCAGACGTTTTGTGCGCAGTCAAGAATCCTTTTGTCAGTCACGATCTTGTGAACCGGTATGTCGTGCGGCTCTGAAGGGACAAAATCGATGATCTGCTCTTCGTAGGCGAGAGCGATTAAGGGGATCTGTTTTTTCAATCCTGCCAGCAGCATGTCGTAATAGCCAGCCCCGTACCCCAGCCTGTTGCCCCTCGCATCGAATGCCGCACCCGGCATGATGATGAGATCGGAGTCGTTTACATCTCTTTCCCTCTCGAGGGCTACGTCCGGTTCGGGGATGCCCATATGGCCGGTCGTCAGCTCCCGGATGTCCAGAATTTCAAAGAGCTTCAATCTTCTCAGGTGTCTGTCAACAAGGGGAACGATCACCCCCTTCCCGGTACTGAGAAATTCCTGTAACAGCTGGATCGTTGAGACCTCGGAACGAAAGGAACAGAAGGAAAATACACGTGCTGCCTGTTGGCATTCAGAAAGGGAAAGGAGCCGCTCCCTGATACAGGCGTCTTTGATTTGCCTCTCGTTTACGTCGAGGGCATTTCGTATGCCGAGGACTTCCTGTCTGATGCGGGACTTCTCATTCAACGCTACCCTCCAGAACGGCCTTGATCTTCGATATGTCATCAACGGCGCTCTTCGTGTTGAAGGGGGAGATGCCGGCTATGTCGGATTCCATGATTTCATGGCTGAATCTGACGGAGCCGAGAAGGTGAGCGTCGGGAAGCTGTTTTCGTATAAATTCGAGGTCCTCTTCTCCCCTCACCTTGTTCGCGACGACGAATACTTTTTTTACTCCAAGACCCGTTGCAAGTTCTTTTACCGTATTGGCCGTCTGTATGCTCCGCTGGCCCGGCTCCACAACAACGATAAAGCCGTCAACAGCTTCCGTTGTGCCCCTCGTGAGATGCTCTATTCCGGCCTCCATATCGACAATGACAATCTCGTCCCGATTGAGCACGAGATGTCTGAGAAGTCTCCTCAAGAATACGTTTTCAGGGCAGTAGCATCCCGAAGCCGCCTCTTTTGACTTGCCTGTTACGAGGAGCACAATATTGCCGGCGCGGTAACCAAACTCCTCAGGGATGTCGTCGACCTTCGGGTTGAGCTTGAAGACGCCACCGCTGCTCCCTGGTCGTGCGCCCATCCGCTCCTCAATAACATCGGTCATCTCTGCTATGGGACGAATCTTCGAAGCCTTGTCAGAGGGGATTCCGAGTGCTGCGGCAAGGTTCGCATCGGGGTCTGCATCGACGGCGATGACCCTTCTTCCCTCTGCCGCATAGAGATGGCTCAAAACGGCCGAAAGTGTTGTCTTCCCGACACCTCCCTTACCTGTTATCGCCAGTTTCATCACGTTATTATACCATAGAGAGCAGGGCTCATCCCTACCGCGTCAGGCGCGCAGCTTTATTGATCGCGGGGTCTGCTTTCGTTGACACCCAACTTTTTTTCCTGATATAGTTAAGTTCTCGGTACAAAAAGACATGGAATTGTATAGATGGTTTGACATGACTCTTGCTCCTCCCCCCACCAGAGATAACAGGAGAAACAGAGCCGTTCTTGAAGGACCTGAGGTCACATGAGTCTTGTTGGGAGGCTCGAAGATCTCGCCCTCGCTGACATCCTTCAGATACTAAGCATCGGGAAGAAGACAGGGACCCTTACCATCAGGGGCGACGGTGAAAACTCCTTTATCGTCTTTAAGAACGGACTGATTGTGAGGGCCGAGACGAGTATGCTCGAGAGGAGTATGGGCCATGACCTCGTAAGGCATGGGATCGTCAAGGAGCATGTCCTGAAGACGGCAACGGAACTCAAGAGAAAGCTGCCCACAAAGTCTATCGCTGAAATACTCTACGAGCTCAATTCCGTGAGCAGGGAACAGATGGAACGAGCCGGGAAGAAGAGGATAGAGAAGGTCATCTCCCGCCTTGTAACGATCAGCAGCGGTGATTTCCGGTTTGAGCTGGACAGCCTTGATCCGGGCAGCTATGGAGAGATAGATGATACGGGCTGGGAGATCTCGAAAGGTCTGAGCGCCCAGTACCTTCTCATGGAAGGAGCGCGGATCCATGACGAACAGGCGGTCGGTCAGTCTGAGAAGGAAGACCTCTCGGGTGAGGAAAGCGATGAAGGGTGGGGAGAAGACGAGCAGTCCACTGCCGCAGAAAGACGGGATATCTTCGCCCTGAAATCTCTCACCCAGGAACTGAGGTT includes:
- the ffh gene encoding signal recognition particle protein translates to MLEALSEKLESIFKRLRSRGILKEEDIDAAMKEVRLALLEADVNFRVVKDFIENVKTKAVGKEVLESLTPGQQVVKIVHSELCGLLGGSGSKIHLSPNPPTIIMMVGLHGSGKTTTSAKLARLFKREGRRPMLVAADLQRPAAIDQLITLGRQIDVPVFSSKDTKDPVKLSAEALKKARLDAHDVMILDTAGRLHIDESLMKELGEIKTEVVPKEILFVADAMTGQDAVNIAKNFNDQIGIDGIVLTKMDGDARGGAALSIRSITGKPIKFVGVGEKIDMLEPFHPDRLASRILGMGDVLTLIEQAQQAFDVKEAEKLQEKILGESFTFEDLRDQLKKVRSMGPIENILNMIPGLGGRMKNVSVDEREFVKTEAIINSMTREERKNHNLINGNRRRRIASGSGTTVTDVNRVIKQYVEMKKMLKMFKGKKGLRVPKGFPF
- the rpsP gene encoding 30S ribosomal protein S16, encoding MVKIRLTRLGAHKKPFYRVIVSDSRARRDGPFIEILGTYDPQKGVSETKIDLDRAKHWLDRGAQPTDVAKKLLQRAGL
- a CDS encoding KH domain-containing protein — encoded protein: MKELVEAMAKALVDRPEEVAVKEVDGEKTTVFELRVAPSDLGKVIGKQGKTARSMRTILGAAGTKIGKRCVLEILE
- a CDS encoding tetratricopeptide repeat protein; this encodes MEMKEAEKLFRKGLDALAQGDTVSALAAFEKTTRIDDNPVYASYLAFCVAKERGQFQLAVTICEKSIAREPKNAVHYLNLGKIYLLGNKKADAIRTFRDGLQYGENQEIIDELARHGTRKPPVFPFLSRGNFLNKYTGIILKKLGLR
- a CDS encoding transcriptional repressor, with product MEDKIFRAFLSRKGLKFTKERQRILVEVFDFHGHFDPEELLLSMRNKAVSVSRASIYRTLPLLLESGLIEQVEKNDKHSHYEHTFGHGHHDHLICVQCGAVIEVFSPKLEALQDELCRETGFRGIKHTLEIKGYCRICCQKTKER
- a CDS encoding 5-formyltetrahydrofolate cyclo-ligase is translated as MNEKSRIRQEVLGIRNALDVNERQIKDACIRERLLSLSECQQAARVFSFCSFRSEVSTIQLLQEFLSTGKGVIVPLVDRHLRRLKLFEILDIRELTTGHMGIPEPDVALERERDVNDSDLIIMPGAAFDARGNRLGYGAGYYDMLLAGLKKQIPLIALAYEEQIIDFVPSEPHDIPVHKIVTDKRILDCAQNV
- a CDS encoding carbon monoxide dehydrogenase accessory protein CooC — translated: MKLAITGKGGVGKTTLSAVLSHLYAAEGRRVIAVDADPDANLAAALGIPSDKASKIRPIAEMTDVIEERMGARPGSSGGVFKLNPKVDDIPEEFGYRAGNIVLLVTGKSKEAASGCYCPENVFLRRLLRHLVLNRDEIVIVDMEAGIEHLTRGTTEAVDGFIVVVEPGQRSIQTANTVKELATGLGVKKVFVVANKVRGEEDLEFIRKQLPDAHLLGSVRFSHEIMESDIAGISPFNTKSAVDDISKIKAVLEGSVE
- a CDS encoding DUF4388 domain-containing protein gives rise to the protein MSLVGRLEDLALADILQILSIGKKTGTLTIRGDGENSFIVFKNGLIVRAETSMLERSMGHDLVRHGIVKEHVLKTATELKRKLPTKSIAEILYELNSVSREQMERAGKKRIEKVISRLVTISSGDFRFELDSLDPGSYGEIDDTGWEISKGLSAQYLLMEGARIHDEQAVGQSEKEDLSGEESDEGWGEDEQSTAAERRDIFALKSLTQELRFPNSMSEITLLILRFASDVFERGVLFLVGDYELTGLGQFGLEIDGADEKIREIVIPYEDSPFLKGLVAAGRPYEGPMGEDRFTEFLLREIGEKRPSKVAFFPVIAENRVVALLYCDNSLTGADFCRAEGLEIFIDQAGLALEKTLLEKRLQEIQRRTGSS